CTCGTGCCATTGCGCGGCGTGATGGCTTGCGCCGCAACATTGTTGCTATACTCTATCGTGCCGCTGGTATTAATGCTTGTTAAGTTCCAGCCGCCAATTGGGCCTCCAGTTGCTGGTGCTTCTTCTCCGTAGAAAAGCGTTACGTCTGGTGGCGCTCCTCCGCTTGGATAGGTATCTTGCCCCGTTCCTAAACCGTGCACATCATTTACCAGAATCCTACCGTTTGGTCCCATACTGAGGAAGGTTACGCCAGAGCCGCCCCCAGTGCGTGTAGCAATGAGCGCTGCACCATCATCGCATATCAGTGTTCCATTCACAAACAGGGTGCGCTGATTCATCAGCCCCATTGCCGCACCTGATACTACTCTAAGAAAGGCGTTTGGGGCCACTTCCCAGTCAGAAATTGCATTTGTCTCAGAGCCTGTGCCTAACCACATTTCTTTTGGAGCATAGAAAATCGCTGGGTTGCTGATGCTTGTTCCCCCTGTGAAGCGTAGCAGCGGCATGCTCAGTGAGAAACCACTTCTTAATCCATTGTAGCGGCTGGTATTTTTGACCGTAAAATTGCCACCAAAATTAAATTGAATTGTTCCCGTAGGCGGTGAGATCGGTAACGACAACGGACTAAATCCATTCGCGGTCAAAAGCAGCGTTGCGCCCGTTGTGCCATTCCCCGTATTGAAATTACCGTTCACGTTCAGGATTGCACCTGCTGCCGCTGTGGCTTTTGGAGAAGTGAGCACGATTCCAATACCTTCATTAGGGTGTGTCAGGTCTGGCGCAAGAATATCTTGCTGCACAGTTAGAGTCGTAACTGCATTAGCTGCACTACTCAGCACCATACCTGTATTGAATCTCGCACGGTCTGGCTGCCCTCCTCCAGCGGGGATATACGCCGCTTCACTTGTCGACGTGCCGATATTAATGTTACCTGTAACGGTATGGGAGAGTGTGGCACCTGGGTTAGCGTTCCAGATTAGTATCCCACGAGATAAAAACACATCACCTTGAATATTCAAGGGAGTGAATACACGCGTTGCGTTATCCTCCTTGTAGTCACCTGCAAATGCAAGCACCCCACGTGCCTGGCCGCCAAGATTTTGAATTGCTAATCCTCGCATAGTAATAGCTGGCGCGCCTGCCTGACCAATAATCTGCTCACGACTTGTTTGTTCTGGGTCATCAAATACGAAGCTCGGTGGTGGGGTAGGGTTGAATGAAGCATTAAGACCTGGCGGCGGTGTGGGCGAGGAATTGACCATTAACAGGTTGTTCAAATCATATGAACCGCTGCCGATAAGCTGCTGCTGCCCTTCATCGTTTCGAGTGAACACCACGTTGCAGATGTTGAACTCAGTAGGGTTATTGAATTGGTTAAAACCCACCACTCCATTGTTGTTAAAGACAGTTGATGTGTTTGGCGGGTCAGTTGGCAAAGGCGAAAGTTGCAAGGTGTGTGTCGTAGTGGTGCTTAGTGGCAGTATCACCCCAAATTGCCCACCCGAATTCACAGTCACATTCCTTACAATAACTGTGCGTCCTGTCCCTGTGGCATCAAACTGCAATGTCCCACCACTATTGACCGTAATAGACTGTAAGGGAAACGGTGGCGTCACGTTGATTGTAACCGTGTGCCCAGCATTGATTGTAACGACCGCATTGTTACTTAGCTCTCCTGGGTATGTTCCCGTCGCAGTAGTATTCCAAATGCTTGGGTCACTCCAGTTTCCTGAACTGATGCTGGTGTAGGTGGTTTGTGCCCAAGCGGTGGAGAGGCTTAGTGCCCAGCAGGCAAGCCACACAGCGGCCAGTCGTCGCACGCTT
This sequence is a window from Chloroherpetonaceae bacterium. Protein-coding genes within it:
- a CDS encoding T9SS type A sorting domain-containing protein, whose amino-acid sequence is MTKAIQQVMQSVRRLAAVWLACWALSLSTAWAQTTYTSISSGNWSDPSIWNTTATGTYPGELSNNAVVTINAGHTVTINVTPPFPLQSITVNSGGTLQFDATGTGRTVIVRNVTVNSGGQFGVILPLSTTTTHTLQLSPLPTDPPNTSTVFNNNGVVGFNQFNNPTEFNICNVVFTRNDEGQQQLIGSGSYDLNNLLMVNSSPTPPPGLNASFNPTPPPSFVFDDPEQTSREQIIGQAGAPAITMRGLAIQNLGGQARGVLAFAGDYKEDNATRVFTPLNIQGDVFLSRGILIWNANPGATLSHTVTGNINIGTSTSEAAYIPAGGGQPDRARFNTGMVLSSAANAVTTLTVQQDILAPDLTHPNEGIGIVLTSPKATAAAGAILNVNGNFNTGNGTTGATLLLTANGFSPLSLPISPPTGTIQFNFGGNFTVKNTSRYNGLRSGFSLSMPLLRFTGGTSISNPAIFYAPKEMWLGTGSETNAISDWEVAPNAFLRVVSGAAMGLMNQRTLFVNGTLICDDGAALIATRTGGGSGVTFLSMGPNGRILVNDVHGLGTGQDTYPSGGAPPDVTLFYGEEAPATGGPIGGWNLTSINTSGTIEYSNNVAAQAITPRNGTSTFAPNVQYHNLVISGLNKNLSGGSAVVGNTLTLSGGIVTVDATDTVRVTNAAPSSVVRTSGHINGRIERAISTVSGSYLYPLGDAALYRPVTLQAQAAASGAALLGQLIPQPGSTVSSAYQSPLQGVSQLRHYQFTNTGTSNLDVTQATVQVNTDDGALNPPNTRVATILQGSTPFQWLNRGGSVSSVPNPITSDPFTETITTTNPNFYVALGTVNVSDNPLPVELVEFVGKATGLGVELRWKTASELNNAGFILLRNGEVVAHYREQAALQGAGTTPLGRAYRYLDEQVREGERYVYQLRSVDFDGTVHEYGWRVEVLGRRVSREFRLEQNYPNPFNPGTVIAFEVPEPAEVRLAVYDLLGREVARLVEGRREAGRYEVRFVASGLSGGIYIYRLEAVSGRGQYVESRKMVLMK